One region of Miscanthus floridulus cultivar M001 chromosome 19, ASM1932011v1, whole genome shotgun sequence genomic DNA includes:
- the LOC136529474 gene encoding uncharacterized protein, which produces MAMEVQGTRRPPQNAGVKVKFIETQFISSDAASFKAVVQRVTGKSPAAASSQTAQAPAVPPQRPRPCRPAFVGAGKQQQAAAGWTMDQQAAAGYLAMMPAAPKQEPLAAVPRLEDINELCDFADVFYTTTAASARRGGSGSAFPY; this is translated from the coding sequence ATGGCCATGGAGGTTCAGGGCACCAGGCGGCCGCCGCAGAACGCCGGGGTGAAGGTCAAGTTCATCGAGACGCAGTTCATCAGCTCCGACGCCGCCAGCTTCAAGGCCGTCGTGCAGCGCGTCACCGGCAAgtcccccgccgccgcctcgtcgCAGACGGCTCAGGCGCCGGCGGTGCCGCCGCAAAGGCCGCGCCCGTGCCGGCCGGCCTTCGTTGGCGCCGGGAAGCAGCAGCAGGCCGCCGCCGGGTGGACGATGGATCAACAGGCTGCCGCCGGCTACCTGGCGATGATGCCGGCGGCGCCGAAGCAAGAGCCGCTCGCGGCGGTGCCTCGGCTGGAGGACATCAACGAGCTCTGCGACTTCGCGGACGTGTTCTACACCACCACCGCCGCGAGCGCGCGGCGCGGTGGCAGCGGCAGCGCCTTCCCTTACTGA